tctgccacagatgttaaactgtccagctccgtgcctacaatagagcctgctttcctcaccagtttgtccaggtgtgaggcgtccttcttcttaatgctgcctccccagcacaccaccgtgtagaagagggcgctcgctacaaccgtctgatagaatatctgcagcatcttattacagatgttgacggacgccagccttctaaggaagtatagtcggctctgtcctctcttacacagaacatcagtattggcagtccagtccaatttatcatccaattatatcaggtatttgtaggtctgcaccatctgcacacagtcatctctgatgatcacggggtccaggaggggcctggtcctcctaaaatccaccaccagctctttggtttttctggtgttcaggtgtaggtggtttgagtcgcaccatttaacaaagtccttgattaggtccctatattcctcctcctgctcactcctgatgcagcccacgatagcagtgtcatcaacgaacttttgcatgtggcaggactccgagttgtgttggaagtctgatgtatataggctgaacaggaccggagaaagtacagtcccttgtggagctcctgtgttgctgaccacaatgtcagacctgcagttcccgagacgcacatactgaggtctgtttttatggtagtccatgatccatgccactaggtatgaatctactcccatctctgtcagcttgtccctgaggagcagaggttggatggtgttgaaggcactagagaagtctagaaacataattcttacagcaccactgcctctgtcaaagtgggagagtgatcggtgtagcatatagatgatggcatcctctgctcccaccttctcctggtatgcgaattgcagagggtcaagggcgtggcagacctgtggcctcaggtggtgaagcagcagcctctccatggtcttcatcacatgtgatgtcattgACCAGATGTAGTTGTCAGTTGGCTCGATGGTTCATTGCTGGGCTGTGTAGTTCCTTGtagctccattgcttgacaaagcaccgtTTCATTCTGGAAGGGTTCTCTGCTTATGAAGTTGCTTTGAAAAACCTCctgatattttgaaaaaaaaaataacaaaataaagaaaaaactgaagtctttaatgtatggtatgcTACCTGGcagaacactaacagattaagagaaCCAGCCTGTGTGATTGCATGCAGGGAGAGTCTCTTTATAATGGTAAGCCTTtggtatttcacagatctgttaccatctagtcaTGGAGTTTTACAGTAAAGAGCATTTCATTGGGTTCATTGGGTCTTATGGCATCGTTGTCAAGAACCacactggcacctttatttttaagagatatagtaaataaccacaaatatattgtaacagattttGGGAATTCCAAGAAGCCAGGATTTTCAAAGGACTCTTTCTGGGCACAAAGCGCAGGCTAAGCTCAGGTTTTCTtattctgttagtgtcctgcaaaGTAGCCATacattcaaatttttttctacctattagaagtttttcaaagcataaGGAACCAACTTCACATCCAAAGAagctttcccagaatgaaatatAGTCCTTTGTCAAGCAATAGGAACCACACAATaaagtaaagaaccataaagtgacATTAAAGAACTAGCACTTTTAAAATTGTAGTGGGATACATCAGATCAAGTAAACGTGAACTCGGCCTGTAATGAATAAAcagtttacatattttaaaatgctcaGCTTTTACAGAGTATAAAATTAGCTTTAATTAATTCAAAGAAAACGTGTGCGCTTTCACCCTTATAAATTcagatcatttaaattaataaggCATTTTACATGGCAATCGCTCGTTCTAGGTATGACGTTATCTGCAAGCAGCTTCTCCAACTTATAGGGAAAACTcgggggttagtggcaggattggcactccagccaatgtaaaaacaaaactgaaagtgtTCCAGTGTGGCACttaggtgtcacctgctgcactcgggtcccaatccgggtgaTTCGTcgagtggtgggtgtggcaacgcgctgtatcagcgcatgctcccaaccgctctctctctcgctctctctctctctcaaactaATAAAACCAGTTCACCGCTTTTTGAATACATTCAGAATTTTCATTCACTGTAGTTTTGTTACGTGCTTTTCATTCTTTCTAACAGTATACGCAATGTTTTGCAATTAAATCTTctttttttcggctgctcccgttcgttgttgccacagcggatcatctttattgttgcccgcatattgatttggcaaaattttacaccggatgccgtTCCAGACGCAACCCTAcctatttatccgggcttgggaccggcacgaagaaacacactggtttgtgcagtgtatttgtattttaaacaatttttattgatttggtATAATTATCATTATCCaacctgtggctgggttaatccTTTGCAATTAAATGAGCCTATTATACGCAAATCTAAGTGTATGGAAGTATATTCATTTGTAGAGAATTTAATAGACAATTATTGCAGAAACGAAATGAAAATTTACTGTTAAAAATGAAGAGATGAAGTGCTGCCATAGTGCGTCCGCCTGCACCTTGTGACGTTGAAGTGTTTTAGGTTAACAATAGCAACATAACAGTACATAACAAACAGTGTTGTTGACtttatttatctcatttaaaattcatataaGTTACAAAAATCGTGTTTGTCGATATTACGTTGCAATTTCTAGTTTTGTTGATATAATTCTCTTAGATGTCACATTAACACAGTTAAATCACGTTGAAACTcaaccattattttttttttcttttaatagaaGAGTAGTCGGCCCCGGGTGTCATTGTCTTTGCTCATATCTTATATTACTCTTGCTcaaaattaacactttttaatATTGAGAATATAGTATGTCTATTTTTGCTACACGAATAACTTTAAATAAGGTAAACAACTTTAATGTTTGTGACTATCCTGTATTTGCATAAAGAATAGCCAGTGGGTACGTGGATCCACACCTACTTATGTGGAGACCCTTGGGAGGTCCTGCGCTCGACCACTCAGGTCGTGTGtcgcatcaaatctcagtccagattcTATTCATGTTTCACTGGTGGAACTCTGACTCCCTCAAAACGCTCAAGAATCTTCTGAGGACTCCCCTGTTTGGTGAAGTTCTGCCTGACTAATAGCTTTTATAAATCTGGGGAGTGTTAACTCGCTTAGATTTTATTCTGCGCTCCTCACTTGTGATGATTCATTTTCTTCCCAAACACTCACCAGACCGGAGTAACTTGATTAGGTTGACCTCCTTTTCTGAGTTGCTTTGGACAGAAGAGTCTAccacacaaataaatgaaaacagaaattgcATTTGTGGTCCAAGAGACCCCCACATCTGTATAAATTTTGAAACAAAGTTAAAAGACTTTCAGTAAGTTGACTTTGTCCTGAATTCTGTGGATTTTGAGTGGTTGTGGATGCTattatataacactttttttaaacattgacaAATTTGTTGGCCACCCTACATcagaaaagtattttttctttgcCTCAAGTATTACAGAATtagcaatgataaaaaaaagacagaaaactattatccaaaataaatggcaaatgaaatggccttttgtatttttaacaatttttattgattcagtataaatatccatccatccattatccaacccgctatatcctaactacagggtcagggggtctgctggagccaatcccagccaacacatggtgcaaggcaggaacaaatcctgggcaggtcaccagcccaccgcagggaacacacacacacacacacacacacacacatacatacacacacacacacacactagggccaatttagaatcgccaatccacctaacctgcatgtctttggactgtgggaggaaaccggagcacccggaggaaacccacacagacacggggagaacatgcaaactccacacagggtgaacccgggtctcctaactgcgaggcagcagtgctacccactgtgccaccatgccatcagTATAAATAATCATTTAAGTTCATTCAATCATATGTTTAAttgagtgtattattattattattattatttctttagcagaagcctttatccaaggcgacttacaaagcaagttaaatacatacaagaatgaagGTGCACGCATCCAAAGCAACAGACAACAAGATAAGAAGCAAATACAATGGTGTTAGAATAATGACATAATCGCACCTGAAGCTAACATGCTCCAACAATTCGCATCCTGAAgtcttattattatataaataattttcttaaattaaaataccTAAAGAAGTTCAATtgtgtaaataagaaaaaaatacatattaaaaaattcCATGATAAATTTAAATGGATATTTGTCATAAAATTGAAATTTGaaagtttttaaattgattttgcaatttctgtacaatattcattattgattgattgattgattggctgtattatctgtcctttatgtctgcatttttttgtttttatgcttcTGAATTTTGACCTGAGATTCAGTATGATGGAAATTTGTCATACAATtgaaatgtatacagtaaatctTATAAATAGGACTCATGCaatgtcattttttcattatCTGTATAGCTtgtggtgtttcacaaatctgtgaccACCTACTTCAGTGATTTATGGTTCTAACTAAataactcttctctctctttcggGTGCCCTTATGACATCACTCTGAAGGTACCTTCAATTTTAAGAGTGTAAGGCAGGGCCCCAGGATGCTCACCAGTGATAGGCCTACTTTTTTGGGGCCCTGATGCTTGAACAGTTATGGGCCGCTTTTCAACCAGCAATGAGGTCTGGGtacccagttttgtttttttcaatggggCTGTCCCATGACagattatcattatttatttattttttttagtaaatctAAACCCTGCTTCttagattttgattaaaattgctgtattggattacagttaggtccataaatatttggacagagacaacttttttctaattttggttctgtacattaccacaatgaattttaaatgaaacaactccgatgcagttgaagtgcagactttcagctttaattcagtggggtgaacaaaacgattgcataaaaatgtgaggcaactaaagcatttttttaacacaatcccttcatttcaggggttcaaaagtaattggacaattgactctggctatttcatgggcaggtgtgggcaagtccgtcattatgtcattatcaattaagcagataaaaggcctggagttgatttgaggtgtggtgcttgcatgtggaagattttgctgtgaacagacaacatgcggtcaaaggagctctccatgcaggtgaaagaagccatccataagctgcaaaaacagaaaaaacccatctgagaaattgctacaatattacgagtggcaaaatctacagtttggtacatcctgagaaagaaagcaagcactggtgaactcagcaacgcaaaaagacctggacgtccacggaagacaacagtggtggatgatcgcagaatcatttccatggtgaagagaaaccccttcacaacagccaaccaagtgaacaacactctccagggggtcggcgtatcgatatccaagtctaccataaagagaagactacatgaaagtaaatacagagggtggactgcaaggtgcaagccactcataagcctcaagaatagaaaggctagattggactttgctaaagaacatctaaaaaagccagcagagttcttttaaaacattcgttggacagatgaaaccaagatcaacctctaccagaatgatggcaagaaaaaagtatggagaaggcgtggaacagctcattatccaaagcataccacatcatctgtaaaacacggtggaggcagtgtgatggcttgggcgtgcatgtctgccagtggcactgggacactaatgtttattgatgatgtgacacaggacagaagcagccgaatgaattctgaggtgttcagagacatactgtctgctcaaatccagctaaatgcagtcaaattgattgggcggcatttcatgatacagatggacaatgacccaaaacatacagccaaagcacctctagagtttattaaagcaaagaagtggaaaattcttgaatggccaagtcagtcacctgatcttaacccaattgagcaggcagttcacttgttgaagactaaacttcagacagaaaggcccacaaacaaacagcaactgaaagtcgctgcagtaaaggcctggcagagcattaaaaaggaggaaacccagcatctggtgatgtccaggagttcaagacttcaggctgtcattgccagcaaagggttttcaaccaagtattagaaatgaacattttatttccagttctttaatttgtccaattaattttgagcccatgaaatgaagggattgtgttaaaaaaatgctttagttgcctcacatttttatacaattgttttgttcaccccactgaattaaagctgaaagtctgcacttcaactgcatctgagttgtttcatttaaaattcattgtggtaatgtacagaaccaaaattagaaaaaagtggtctctgtccaaatatttatggacctaactgtatctcacatgtcaaagtcactggtgtgaatatAAATTTCCTATGCGTTATCGTTTTTGAGTTATGGGGCAGACAAAAGTTGAAGCTTAATCcttgaagcttaagcttcattcgTTTCATAGTAGAAGATCCGCCCCTGGTGCCCACCCTGTTCTGCCCATGGGGTTGTGGTTGGTTGGGATGCTtagtttatgatatttgtaattttgaatttcaaactGAGCCTCAGTCTTGAAagccccctttttttttcttatttccctcTTCTCTGCAGGATGAGGCACGCTATGGTTCAAGCCCTCTGGCTATGCTGACAGCAACCTGCAATAAATTTGGAGGCTCCAGTCCAGTGAGAGATTCAGCAACTCCCAGCAAAACAGGAAACGGCAACCCTGTGAAGAAAGCCTACGGCCTGAGCTCCGAGCTCCAGACACCCAAAAGCAGCAGGAGTCCAGAAGGAATGGGGGACCCGTATCCTGGATCGTTCGCCGGAGGAAATGGACTCATGACCCAATCTGGAAGCCCACAGGCTTCCACCACCTATGGTGCTGACTACAACCCCTTCCCGCATTCTTTCCCACCTTCGTCCACTTCTCAGGACCCCTCGCTCTTAGTGTCTAAGACCCATGCCTCCGCAGACTGTCTGACGAGTGTCTACACCTCCTTAGACATGCCTCACCCTTACGGCTCTTGGTATAAAGCTAGCATCCATCCTGGCATCTCTACCGCTTCTGCAAATCCAACATCCTCCTGGTGGGATGTGCATTCCAACACCAACTGGCTGAGCGCCGCGCAGACACAGCCTGACAGCCTACAAGCTTCTCTGCAGCCCGTGCCCCCTCAGGCTTCTCTAAGCCCCCAGCTGCCTAGTTACAGTTCTGAGTTCACCTCCTTGAGTCCAACTCCTTATTCCACAGTAGGACTTGGCTCTTCCTCCCATCTGCTTCCCTCCAGCCAACATATGCTAACCCAGGATATGTACAAGCCCAAGCCAGTTGCCAACAGCTCACTGATGGAAAGCCCAATTGGTCTGAAACCATCGAGAAGTTCTGGCTATGGGGGGTCCACTCCCGGCCGCTCATCTTGTGATTGCCCCAACTGCCAGGAACTGGAGAGGTTGGGCGCTTCAGCCGCTA
The sequence above is drawn from the Erpetoichthys calabaricus chromosome 3, fErpCal1.3, whole genome shotgun sequence genome and encodes:
- the sp7 gene encoding transcription factor Sp7 isoform X1, translated to MAASILEDEARYGSSPLAMLTATCNKFGGSSPVRDSATPSKTGNGNPVKKAYGLSSELQTPKSSRSPEGMGDPYPGSFAGGNGLMTQSGSPQASTTYGADYNPFPHSFPPSSTSQDPSLLVSKTHASADCLTSVYTSLDMPHPYGSWYKASIHPGISTASANPTSSWWDVHSNTNWLSAAQTQPDSLQASLQPVPPQASLSPQLPSYSSEFTSLSPTPYSTVGLGSSSHLLPSSQHMLTQDMYKPKPVANSSLMESPIGLKPSRSSGYGGSTPGRSSCDCPNCQELERLGASAASLRKKPVHSCHIPGCGKVYGKASHLKAHLRWHTGERPFVCNWLFCGKRFTRSDELERHVRTHTREKKFTCLLCNKRFTRSDHLSKHQKTHAEGVVPGKPGTEGVDGEREGTPETGSPAGNGIPDGTANDEEKATNATSPEHAGGLLEI
- the sp7 gene encoding transcription factor Sp7 isoform X2 translates to MLTATCNKFGGSSPVRDSATPSKTGNGNPVKKAYGLSSELQTPKSSRSPEGMGDPYPGSFAGGNGLMTQSGSPQASTTYGADYNPFPHSFPPSSTSQDPSLLVSKTHASADCLTSVYTSLDMPHPYGSWYKASIHPGISTASANPTSSWWDVHSNTNWLSAAQTQPDSLQASLQPVPPQASLSPQLPSYSSEFTSLSPTPYSTVGLGSSSHLLPSSQHMLTQDMYKPKPVANSSLMESPIGLKPSRSSGYGGSTPGRSSCDCPNCQELERLGASAASLRKKPVHSCHIPGCGKVYGKASHLKAHLRWHTGERPFVCNWLFCGKRFTRSDELERHVRTHTREKKFTCLLCNKRFTRSDHLSKHQKTHAEGVVPGKPGTEGVDGEREGTPETGSPAGNGIPDGTANDEEKATNATSPEHAGGLLEI